Proteins co-encoded in one Prevotella sp. E13-27 genomic window:
- a CDS encoding sialate O-acetylesterase: MKKLLSVLLSMLLTISASAATKKLFLTGGQSNTDGRLYAETLPSYLQSANTNALVSYHAPYSEGRLGVFYPYFPTSNGTGQPDRWAYDAVTYYYIGQALNETFYVAKTSYGGTSIDPSVSNSGGTVNDKPFVGGYGSGYHWSADPTFLAATGIAGTNFEKDATTYTGQSLLKAWIANIDAAIDAINNQGDDVDIKAIIWHQGESDKNAAGSYYNNLKAMVAYVRNHLVTKTGESKYAKLPFFCGTIPHASSLCNSTVEKAFYTLEDEDANFHVIDLRDLTMLSDAKHFDAPSAELFGKRLYNRMVDEGVISGDKLDVEYAQVDYSDFGTDEFVGETFTWNFDKQSGSFYSGSQIVDCMYLFGGGSTQRRFEYNTGQTAQTLTYPDSYVQSSTSYVRCNLGSNIGENAVSADWNASHGGGNCITLNVLYPGTFTIKVALETVDKHLSLIFNGKIVATETATSETVNTIREVTYTASSAGTYYIWTNSPYKLWGARYVPTIDRTAQRTITTDADGYATFGNITGANLGLPTGLTAWAVAPSAESNSMVEMTQLLAVDKNTGVILQGAPSTEYKLPFVWTAQNYEGENAMTAQQTTGDVEETSGEDFVNYTFANKKFTKVSTPVSVAAGKAYLSISNGAAQCDYSELTFDEPEADAETAPAHDFGTEVVVGEARTWTLESMTVPVYDGTRLVEHNGLYCCTGNSNNRSFKTGTISSTNMSFSDETVVTVTKHYNLTNDYVNPWSDPTVASTMTAAGSSFGDYFAINALYPGTFYVLVASNNDTEIEHRIYFNGTKAVTVNSSSTTAVELKYTSTEPGTFVYFSGRQNSRVYAFRFVPSEDKTSLRQATMSSDGYAVFTNLALAPLTLPEGLKAYALQAGDIDDDATKQVEATVIGKGEAVLLKGDASETYTMTIDNTQTSDVDAENYLQPMLAWDKPLANNTETGNAQYIFDGTQFNKADGKTKVYQGEAILSVPAGDAMAAYSIVKLAPSAVAYDFVDVYTKFGNDEVVWKETTWLCQNFGFPSSYSSDYSKATGCNNGMYYTKGATSNRSWKSGSQGAGIYQFADGTSVTVTSTARSNGASPVVTPTYSQTASASISCDFAINAAVPGKFSLLKSGGGTGSLYFNGTKVADLTTTDDSDMKELSYTSTTAGTFVYVSGSTSNVAALRFVPTDNTSIYNRVTPIGWGSMSLPYPAVVPDDACVYYVSDYEDGEDTGTITLTKVDAGGIIPAKQGFLFNSVKGLYRFEKSMTAATWSDNLLVGTADAALTDYDYTNAADPIYVLAQIDDNTAGFKKYTGTSIAQYKAYLQFGTVTQARAFRLLYDDTTDIVTLPTDNADMAKKALMIYSVSGTLQSGLKKGINIVVDTDGTVRKVMVK; encoded by the coding sequence ATGAAGAAACTACTATCCGTGCTTCTCTCAATGCTTCTGACTATCAGCGCTTCAGCTGCTACTAAGAAGCTGTTCCTGACAGGAGGACAGTCGAACACCGACGGACGACTCTATGCAGAAACTCTTCCCAGCTATCTGCAGTCGGCTAACACAAATGCGCTGGTGTCATACCATGCCCCTTACTCCGAAGGGCGCTTAGGTGTGTTCTACCCTTATTTTCCTACGAGTAATGGTACAGGACAGCCTGACCGTTGGGCCTACGATGCTGTAACCTATTATTATATAGGACAGGCTCTGAATGAGACTTTCTATGTTGCTAAGACAAGTTACGGCGGTACGAGCATAGACCCATCAGTGAGCAACAGCGGCGGAACTGTGAACGACAAGCCCTTCGTTGGTGGCTACGGTTCAGGTTACCACTGGAGCGCTGACCCCACCTTCCTGGCTGCTACAGGTATTGCCGGTACTAACTTTGAAAAAGATGCTACTACCTATACCGGACAATCGCTGCTGAAGGCGTGGATAGCCAATATCGATGCAGCCATTGATGCCATTAATAATCAGGGTGATGATGTGGACATCAAGGCCATTATCTGGCATCAGGGTGAGAGTGACAAGAACGCTGCAGGCTCTTACTATAACAACCTGAAGGCAATGGTGGCATACGTGCGCAACCACCTCGTAACCAAGACGGGCGAGTCGAAGTATGCCAAGCTGCCATTCTTCTGTGGCACTATTCCCCATGCCTCTTCACTCTGCAACTCAACAGTGGAGAAGGCTTTCTATACCCTTGAGGATGAGGATGCCAACTTCCACGTCATCGACCTGCGCGACCTGACGATGCTCAGCGATGCGAAGCACTTCGATGCTCCCTCGGCAGAGCTCTTCGGCAAACGTCTCTACAACCGCATGGTGGACGAGGGCGTTATCAGTGGCGACAAACTCGATGTGGAGTATGCACAGGTGGACTATTCCGACTTTGGAACCGATGAGTTTGTGGGTGAGACCTTCACATGGAATTTCGACAAGCAGAGCGGATCGTTCTATTCCGGTTCGCAGATTGTTGACTGTATGTATTTATTCGGAGGTGGCAGTACACAGCGCAGATTCGAATATAATACAGGTCAGACAGCACAGACACTGACCTATCCTGACAGCTATGTGCAAAGCAGCACATCGTATGTGCGTTGTAACTTGGGCAGTAATATTGGCGAAAATGCTGTCAGTGCAGACTGGAACGCCTCGCATGGTGGCGGTAACTGTATTACTCTGAACGTACTCTATCCAGGAACATTCACAATAAAGGTGGCTCTGGAAACTGTCGACAAGCATCTGTCTCTTATCTTTAACGGAAAAATTGTGGCAACCGAGACTGCTACAAGTGAGACGGTTAATACGATACGCGAGGTTACATATACGGCATCTTCGGCTGGTACTTATTATATATGGACAAATAGCCCTTATAAACTTTGGGGTGCTCGATACGTACCCACTATCGACCGCACGGCACAGCGTACCATTACTACTGATGCCGACGGCTATGCCACCTTCGGCAACATCACTGGTGCCAACCTCGGACTGCCTACAGGACTGACAGCATGGGCTGTGGCTCCATCAGCAGAGAGCAACTCAATGGTGGAGATGACTCAGCTGTTGGCAGTGGACAAGAACACAGGTGTCATACTGCAGGGAGCCCCATCGACAGAATATAAGCTGCCCTTCGTCTGGACAGCTCAGAACTACGAGGGCGAGAACGCCATGACTGCACAGCAGACCACTGGCGACGTTGAAGAAACCTCAGGCGAGGACTTCGTAAACTACACCTTTGCAAACAAGAAATTCACAAAAGTGAGCACACCTGTCAGCGTGGCTGCCGGAAAGGCATACCTCTCCATCAGTAACGGCGCCGCCCAGTGTGACTACAGCGAACTGACCTTTGACGAGCCGGAGGCTGACGCCGAAACCGCTCCTGCCCATGACTTCGGAACCGAGGTTGTGGTAGGCGAGGCCCGCACATGGACACTGGAGAGCATGACTGTTCCCGTATATGATGGAACAAGACTCGTAGAGCATAATGGACTGTATTGCTGTACCGGAAATTCAAACAACCGCTCTTTCAAGACTGGGACTATTTCGTCAACCAATATGTCGTTCTCTGACGAAACAGTTGTAACTGTAACCAAGCATTATAACTTGACCAACGACTATGTTAACCCGTGGTCTGATCCTACAGTAGCATCAACGATGACCGCAGCCGGTAGCAGTTTTGGCGACTATTTTGCTATCAATGCCCTCTATCCAGGTACATTCTATGTGCTGGTCGCCTCCAACAACGATACAGAAATAGAACACCGTATTTATTTCAACGGAACTAAAGCAGTAACTGTCAATAGCAGTTCAACGACAGCCGTAGAGCTGAAATATACTTCAACAGAACCAGGTACCTTTGTCTATTTCTCAGGAAGACAGAATAGTCGTGTTTACGCTTTCCGTTTCGTTCCCTCCGAGGACAAGACGTCTCTTCGTCAGGCTACGATGAGCAGCGACGGCTATGCGGTATTCACTAATCTGGCACTGGCTCCACTGACGTTGCCCGAGGGCCTGAAGGCTTATGCTTTGCAGGCAGGCGACATCGACGATGATGCCACAAAACAGGTGGAAGCTACTGTTATTGGTAAGGGTGAAGCTGTGTTGCTGAAGGGTGATGCCAGCGAGACCTACACTATGACTATTGACAATACGCAGACAAGCGATGTTGATGCCGAGAACTATCTGCAGCCCATGCTCGCTTGGGATAAGCCTTTGGCCAACAATACTGAGACAGGCAACGCGCAGTACATCTTTGATGGTACGCAGTTTAACAAGGCAGATGGCAAGACAAAAGTATATCAGGGAGAGGCCATCCTCAGCGTGCCTGCTGGTGATGCTATGGCTGCCTATAGCATCGTGAAACTTGCGCCATCAGCTGTCGCATACGATTTTGTGGATGTCTATACGAAGTTTGGTAATGATGAGGTGGTATGGAAAGAGACGACTTGGCTTTGTCAGAACTTTGGTTTTCCTTCATCATATAGCTCAGATTACAGCAAGGCCACAGGATGTAATAATGGCATGTATTACACAAAAGGTGCTACGAGCAACCGCTCATGGAAAAGTGGAAGTCAAGGAGCCGGCATCTATCAGTTCGCGGACGGAACATCCGTCACTGTGACTAGCACGGCACGCAGTAATGGAGCTAGTCCGGTTGTGACGCCAACATATTCTCAGACGGCCAGTGCTAGCATCTCCTGCGACTTCGCTATCAATGCCGCCGTGCCTGGTAAATTCAGTTTGCTAAAAAGCGGCGGTGGTACCGGTTCTCTCTATTTCAACGGAACAAAAGTTGCAGATCTAACAACCACCGATGATAGCGATATGAAGGAATTGAGCTATACTTCTACGACAGCAGGAACCTTCGTCTATGTAAGCGGTAGTACTAGTAACGTAGCTGCCTTGCGTTTTGTACCCACTGACAATACTTCTATCTATAACCGTGTTACCCCTATCGGATGGGGCTCGATGTCGCTACCTTATCCTGCTGTGGTGCCCGATGACGCATGCGTTTATTATGTCAGCGACTATGAGGATGGTGAGGATACTGGCACTATCACGCTGACCAAGGTCGATGCCGGTGGCATCATTCCTGCCAAGCAGGGCTTTCTGTTCAACAGCGTAAAGGGACTCTACCGCTTCGAAAAGTCGATGACGGCTGCTACTTGGTCTGACAACCTGCTCGTGGGCACTGCTGATGCTGCCTTGACAGACTATGATTATACAAATGCCGCTGATCCCATCTATGTGCTTGCGCAGATTGATGACAATACTGCAGGCTTCAAGAAATATACAGGTACCTCCATTGCACAGTATAAAGCATACCTGCAGTTTGGCACCGTTACGCAAGCCCGTGCCTTCCGTCTTTTATATGATGATACGACAGACATTGTCACCCTTCCAACAGATAATGCTGACATGGCGAAGAAAGCTCTGATGATATATTCTGTTAGCGGAACGTTGCAGTCAGGACTGAAGAAGGGTATCAATATTGTTGTCGATACCGATGGAACTGTGAGAAAAGTCATGGTGAAATAA
- a CDS encoding glycosyl hydrolase 115 family protein, with translation MKKLLMLLSCVTMVFLQSKAADTVVWFNGSEPVSYQVEGKVSPVVEIALQMFDSDMQQVTGFKPVKSKKGIIRIIQGRGNDDGFKLSVNKKGQIVVEGHNARGAAYGLLELSRMAGVSPWVWWGDVVPEKKSRLELSSDFFMEHTPSVAYRGIFINDEDWSLRNWAWKYYENNGVFGRMGPKTYKAIFQLMLRLRANTIWPGMHTGTPGFFTIPGNKEMADSCGILIGTSHCEPLLRNNVAEWDHNQRGPYNYITNREQVQQYWIERLKEVKGSEEFFTIGMRGIHDGSMEGVKTKKEKLEGLQQVIDDQRELIKKYYSKDVEKVPQVFIPYKEVLEILESGLKVPDDVTLMWCDDNYGYMTRLSDADQQKRSGGGGVYYHLSYWGRPHDYLWLTTTQPGLVYSEMKAAYDHNCKKLWIVNVHDPKVAAYDLELFLDMAWDINSIQPQTINQHLANWLCTQFGDEVGKALFPAMQQFYRLCGIRKPEFMGWTQVELDKQKYPGGKSHVTGIGLTRQEAAERLESFGCLKAIVDKCRLLLRPELSNAYEAHIAYPIYAAAAMTRKIVSDSATSHLAYEEIVALTRRYNALANGKWKGLMDAAPRQLPVFEDICGRLYDDEPFEGVACNAAEYDAASKGSQPIQMLGHSMNAVSIPKGGELTYEFETQQEGEAVLYTAMIPTQPNDKGDLRYQVQIDNEAPIVISLKEKYRSEFWKQSVLRGQALKQTPVKVGKGKHTLKIKALDDHIIMDQWMIDFKKGRKFYVIPAI, from the coding sequence ATGAAAAAACTACTTATGCTGTTGTCATGTGTGACAATGGTGTTTCTACAGAGTAAAGCAGCCGACACGGTGGTGTGGTTTAATGGCTCTGAACCTGTATCTTACCAAGTCGAGGGTAAGGTGTCTCCTGTTGTGGAGATAGCCTTGCAGATGTTCGATAGTGACATGCAGCAGGTGACAGGCTTTAAACCAGTAAAATCCAAGAAGGGAATCATAAGGATTATCCAAGGACGTGGCAACGACGATGGCTTTAAGTTGAGTGTCAACAAGAAAGGACAGATTGTCGTTGAAGGCCATAATGCCCGTGGTGCTGCCTACGGACTTCTTGAACTGAGCCGAATGGCTGGCGTGTCACCATGGGTGTGGTGGGGCGATGTCGTGCCTGAAAAGAAGTCACGCCTTGAGCTTTCCTCAGACTTCTTCATGGAACACACACCAAGCGTGGCTTATCGTGGCATCTTCATCAACGATGAGGACTGGTCGTTGCGCAACTGGGCGTGGAAGTATTATGAGAACAATGGGGTCTTCGGCCGTATGGGACCCAAGACCTACAAGGCGATATTCCAGCTTATGCTACGCCTGCGTGCCAATACCATTTGGCCAGGCATGCATACAGGCACTCCGGGCTTCTTCACCATTCCTGGCAATAAGGAGATGGCCGACTCATGCGGCATCCTCATAGGTACAAGCCATTGTGAACCACTTTTGAGAAACAATGTTGCAGAGTGGGACCACAATCAGCGTGGTCCATACAACTATATCACGAACCGTGAGCAGGTACAACAATACTGGATTGAGCGCCTGAAGGAAGTAAAAGGCTCTGAGGAGTTCTTCACCATCGGCATGCGTGGCATCCATGATGGTTCGATGGAGGGCGTGAAAACGAAGAAGGAAAAACTCGAAGGCTTGCAGCAGGTCATCGATGACCAGCGTGAGCTTATCAAGAAATATTACAGCAAGGATGTTGAGAAGGTGCCACAGGTGTTCATACCTTATAAGGAGGTGCTTGAGATTCTGGAGAGTGGCCTGAAGGTTCCCGATGATGTGACGCTGATGTGGTGTGACGACAACTATGGCTATATGACTCGTCTCTCAGATGCTGATCAGCAGAAACGCAGCGGAGGTGGTGGCGTCTATTATCACCTGAGCTATTGGGGCCGTCCGCACGACTATCTGTGGCTCACTACTACCCAGCCCGGTCTCGTCTACAGCGAGATGAAGGCGGCCTACGACCACAACTGCAAGAAGTTGTGGATTGTCAATGTCCATGACCCGAAGGTGGCTGCCTACGACCTGGAGTTATTCCTCGATATGGCATGGGACATCAACAGCATACAGCCTCAGACCATCAACCAGCATCTTGCCAACTGGCTATGTACGCAGTTTGGCGACGAGGTTGGCAAAGCGCTATTCCCAGCCATGCAGCAGTTCTATCGTCTCTGTGGCATCCGCAAGCCGGAGTTTATGGGCTGGACACAAGTTGAACTCGACAAGCAAAAGTATCCTGGAGGAAAGTCACATGTAACCGGCATTGGACTGACCCGCCAAGAAGCAGCAGAGCGGTTAGAGTCTTTTGGATGTTTGAAAGCTATTGTCGACAAATGTCGTTTGTTGCTTCGCCCTGAGTTATCTAATGCTTATGAGGCTCATATCGCCTACCCTATCTATGCCGCTGCAGCCATGACGCGCAAAATCGTTTCTGATTCAGCAACAAGTCATCTTGCCTATGAAGAAATTGTCGCACTAACCCGTCGTTACAATGCGCTGGCCAATGGTAAATGGAAAGGGCTGATGGATGCTGCCCCACGCCAATTGCCCGTCTTTGAAGATATTTGTGGCCGATTGTATGACGATGAGCCTTTCGAGGGTGTCGCCTGCAATGCTGCCGAATATGATGCTGCCTCTAAAGGAAGCCAACCCATCCAGATGCTGGGACACTCCATGAATGCTGTCAGTATTCCGAAGGGTGGAGAGTTGACCTACGAGTTTGAAACCCAGCAGGAGGGGGAGGCTGTTCTCTATACTGCCATGATTCCTACACAGCCCAACGACAAGGGAGACCTGCGCTATCAGGTACAGATAGACAACGAGGCCCCCATCGTCATCTCGCTGAAAGAGAAGTATCGTTCTGAGTTCTGGAAGCAGAGCGTGCTGCGAGGTCAGGCGTTGAAGCAGACTCCTGTGAAGGTTGGTAAGGGCAAGCATACACTAAAGATAAAAGCTCTCGATGACCATATCATCATGGACCAGTGGATGATTGATTTCAAGAAAGGTCGTAAGTTCTATGTGATACCAGCCATTTAA
- a CDS encoding acetylxylan esterase: protein MKRLLLGLFFIIGNISLSYAQQSANIVFIGNSITYGALHKNRDVTAPPVQCGLWLSQQEGIDTVYISNGGRSGRTTYHFLPNAADVIPAGDKTFFSDIVSRANQLVKAHPGLPLVFSIMLGTNDSVERKHNSHTTPGNYVKNLCAIIDSLLTLWPDAHVVLNKPIWYYPDYQTKGGSIASKKSLKLLDTYYDCFVKIVARCKAGQVHIGDHEAYGYFKSHYKSDVFEEKDARGKSYWLHPNEQGAKQLAAYWGKAILPVINKATPSQATFSKETGNPRKQYLEFIAMPSHADSHYKVGEQASLRITARIGGVPLHDVALLYKTGKEMFLPEKFESVSFKHGEVVIPMGTMQEPGFLACQYEFYVDGKRYGDLVKVGFAPEQIRTLTPQPADFDKFWTKAVSEARKVDFEPEYYSVPNATSEKFLTRLVRLRVGKDKWLYGMLAQPRDGKKHPVVLCPPGAGSTKVNPDDYFPKEGMIYLKIEIHDNDPRIPDDAYNVMRQKKCDGYMHRGMQSKDTYYYKDVYVGCVRALDFLCSLPEWDGRNAIVTGGSQGGALTIVTAALNEKATICVPFYPALCDLLGFRHQRAGGWPKFFSGFYKDGRIDIDTLTAESTLQYFDVVNFASRLKVPTFMSWGYNDETCSPTSVWAAWNAMTCEKQCDITPSSGHWRFPSSQAESLRFIQTHLDRSSLHGKKIGIIGDSYVRNHRDKIENTWHYKFAQKYGMQYYNYGKNGNCIALDLKQWGTGMYKRYASMNDSLDYIVIIAGHNDASQGRLDSIGVDLFKERLSVMLSGMRKKYPNGQIFFITPWRCENFAGSPRQRTIEAIKEVCAKYDVPVFDASRDSNIESDSFDFRKKYFQGGKGTDTAHLNANGHDLFLPVAEQFLLQHIK from the coding sequence ATGAAAAGGTTACTGTTAGGATTATTCTTCATCATTGGCAATATATCACTCAGTTATGCACAGCAGAGTGCCAACATCGTGTTTATAGGCAACAGCATTACCTATGGTGCTTTGCATAAGAATCGTGACGTGACGGCACCACCTGTTCAGTGCGGGCTGTGGCTGTCGCAGCAAGAGGGTATAGACACCGTGTATATCAGCAACGGCGGTCGCTCAGGCCGAACGACATATCATTTTCTTCCCAATGCTGCTGACGTCATTCCTGCCGGCGACAAGACATTCTTCAGCGACATCGTCAGTCGTGCGAACCAACTGGTAAAAGCACATCCGGGACTGCCCCTTGTGTTCAGCATAATGCTGGGTACCAATGATAGTGTAGAGCGTAAGCATAATTCACACACCACCCCAGGCAATTATGTCAAGAACCTCTGCGCCATAATAGACTCGTTGCTGACGCTTTGGCCAGATGCCCATGTGGTGCTCAACAAACCTATCTGGTACTATCCCGACTACCAGACAAAGGGAGGCTCCATTGCTTCTAAGAAGAGTCTGAAACTCCTTGACACCTATTACGACTGCTTTGTCAAGATTGTGGCACGTTGCAAGGCTGGACAGGTACATATTGGTGACCATGAGGCTTATGGTTACTTCAAGAGCCATTATAAGAGTGACGTCTTCGAAGAGAAAGATGCACGAGGCAAGTCCTACTGGCTTCATCCCAACGAGCAGGGTGCCAAGCAATTGGCTGCATACTGGGGTAAGGCCATCCTGCCCGTCATCAACAAAGCCACGCCCTCACAAGCCACCTTTAGCAAAGAGACTGGCAATCCCCGCAAGCAATATTTGGAGTTTATCGCCATGCCAAGCCATGCCGACAGCCACTATAAAGTCGGCGAACAGGCTTCACTGCGTATCACTGCTCGCATCGGTGGTGTTCCCCTCCATGATGTAGCACTGCTATACAAAACCGGAAAGGAGATGTTCCTGCCTGAGAAGTTCGAGTCTGTCAGCTTCAAGCATGGAGAGGTCGTTATTCCCATGGGCACCATGCAAGAGCCTGGCTTCCTGGCCTGCCAGTATGAGTTCTATGTCGATGGCAAGCGCTATGGCGACCTCGTAAAGGTAGGTTTCGCTCCAGAACAGATCCGCACACTCACGCCCCAGCCCGCTGACTTCGACAAGTTCTGGACAAAGGCGGTCAGTGAGGCACGTAAGGTTGACTTCGAACCTGAATATTACAGTGTTCCCAACGCCACCAGCGAGAAGTTCCTTACCCGTCTGGTCCGTCTGCGTGTCGGTAAGGACAAGTGGCTCTATGGCATGCTCGCCCAACCTCGCGACGGCAAGAAGCATCCCGTCGTACTGTGCCCTCCCGGTGCCGGCAGCACCAAGGTCAATCCCGATGACTACTTCCCTAAAGAGGGTATGATCTATCTGAAAATAGAGATTCACGACAACGACCCACGCATTCCTGACGATGCATATAATGTCATGCGTCAAAAGAAATGCGACGGATATATGCACCGTGGCATGCAGTCGAAAGACACTTATTATTATAAGGATGTCTACGTCGGCTGTGTCCGCGCCCTCGACTTCCTATGCTCGCTGCCAGAGTGGGATGGTCGCAATGCCATCGTGACAGGCGGTTCACAAGGTGGTGCACTGACCATTGTAACGGCAGCCCTCAATGAGAAGGCTACCATCTGCGTACCCTTCTATCCTGCACTCTGCGATCTGCTGGGCTTCCGTCACCAGCGTGCCGGTGGGTGGCCGAAGTTCTTCTCCGGGTTCTATAAGGACGGGCGCATTGACATCGATACACTCACTGCAGAGTCTACCTTGCAGTATTTCGACGTTGTCAACTTCGCCAGCCGTCTCAAAGTGCCCACCTTTATGTCGTGGGGCTACAACGACGAAACCTGTTCCCCGACTTCCGTATGGGCAGCATGGAACGCAATGACGTGTGAGAAGCAGTGCGACATCACGCCGTCCAGCGGTCACTGGCGTTTCCCATCTAGTCAGGCTGAGTCATTACGCTTCATCCAGACCCATCTCGACCGTTCCTCTTTGCATGGCAAGAAGATTGGTATCATCGGCGACAGCTACGTGCGCAACCACCGTGACAAGATTGAGAACACGTGGCACTATAAGTTCGCTCAAAAATATGGTATGCAGTATTACAACTACGGCAAGAACGGCAACTGCATAGCCCTTGACCTCAAGCAGTGGGGAACGGGCATGTATAAGCGCTACGCTTCTATGAACGACTCGCTAGACTATATCGTCATCATTGCCGGACATAATGATGCCAGCCAGGGACGATTGGACAGCATCGGTGTCGACCTGTTCAAGGAGCGACTGTCTGTGATGCTCAGCGGCATGCGTAAGAAGTATCCTAACGGACAGATATTCTTCATCACTCCATGGCGTTGCGAGAACTTTGCAGGTAGTCCCCGCCAGCGCACCATCGAAGCCATCAAGGAGGTATGCGCCAAGTACGATGTTCCCGTGTTCGACGCTTCACGCGACAGCAATATCGAGTCCGACAGCTTCGATTTCCGCAAGAAGTACTTCCAGGGCGGCAAGGGTACGGATACCGCTCACCTCAATGCCAATGGCCACGACCTCTTTCTACCCGTGGCCGAGCAGTTCCTGTTGCAACATATAAAATAA
- a CDS encoding sialate O-acetylesterase — MRRLLLFCLLLSIVTVCTARKRVPVILVAGQSNADGRVPLSELPNAYNSYQYCQWSYGSGDFETASGQFSPFSPRVAKPKIEASWGFDAVVYKKLEELWQKPFYVIKHTDGGTAIDTLCKRSTHRLYWSADTAFLNHTTSASHGGKSLLLAFERQIDDCLSTLSSQTSDIKCLIWHQGESDCEAPSNYYENLKAVIAHVRQHLVSITGRKRYAKLPVVCGTFAKGSRMRRQEVVDALHRLAEEDKHFYVVEAEGLSLQRDRLHFDAEGAQTLGQRVFGLMLKKKIVK; from the coding sequence ATGAGACGATTACTCCTTTTCTGCCTGCTGCTCAGCATCGTAACTGTTTGTACGGCGCGTAAGCGTGTTCCTGTTATTCTTGTTGCAGGACAATCCAATGCCGACGGACGTGTGCCATTATCAGAATTGCCCAATGCCTACAACTCCTATCAATATTGCCAGTGGAGCTATGGCAGTGGTGATTTTGAAACGGCTTCTGGACAGTTTTCGCCTTTCTCGCCTCGTGTGGCGAAACCGAAGATTGAGGCAAGTTGGGGCTTTGACGCTGTGGTCTATAAGAAGTTGGAAGAGCTGTGGCAGAAACCTTTCTATGTTATTAAGCATACTGATGGCGGAACGGCTATTGACACTTTGTGTAAACGTAGTACTCACAGGCTCTATTGGAGTGCTGACACGGCTTTCTTGAATCACACCACCTCTGCCAGTCATGGTGGCAAGTCGTTGCTATTGGCTTTTGAACGTCAGATTGATGACTGTCTCTCAACCCTCAGCTCTCAGACTTCAGACATAAAGTGTCTTATCTGGCATCAAGGCGAGAGCGACTGTGAGGCACCTTCCAATTATTACGAGAATCTTAAGGCTGTTATTGCTCATGTGCGTCAGCATCTGGTAAGCATCACGGGTCGTAAGCGCTATGCAAAGTTGCCTGTGGTATGTGGAACCTTTGCCAAAGGCAGTCGTATGCGCCGGCAGGAGGTTGTCGATGCACTACACAGGTTGGCTGAGGAAGACAAGCATTTCTATGTTGTTGAGGCTGAAGGCCTTTCTCTTCAGCGTGACCGCCTGCACTTCGATGCTGAAGGAGCGCAGACGCTTGGTCAGCGAGTTTTTGGCCTAATGCTGAAAAAGAAAATAGTCAAATAG